One window of Hymenobacter sp. BRD128 genomic DNA carries:
- a CDS encoding GNAT family N-acetyltransferase → MTIPVLETERLRLRGHYPSDLAASLAMWQEPAFYQFLGGQPLSEEDVWTKMLRHLGVWVLCGYGFWAVEERASGHYLGVVGFGDWQRAITPSLKGYPEVGWVLAPHSHGQGYATEAMQAALTWADAHLAQPRTVCLIHPDNVPSLRLAAKVGYQEFSRTDYKGQPGVLLERFSATPG, encoded by the coding sequence GTGACTATTCCCGTTCTCGAAACCGAGCGCCTGCGCCTGCGTGGCCATTATCCGTCCGATTTAGCAGCTTCTCTGGCCATGTGGCAGGAGCCCGCTTTTTATCAGTTTTTGGGTGGGCAGCCCTTGTCCGAGGAAGACGTGTGGACGAAGATGCTCCGCCACCTGGGCGTCTGGGTGCTGTGCGGCTACGGCTTTTGGGCGGTCGAAGAGAGGGCTAGCGGCCACTACCTCGGCGTGGTGGGCTTCGGCGACTGGCAGCGCGCCATTACCCCTTCCCTTAAAGGCTACCCCGAGGTGGGCTGGGTGCTGGCGCCGCATAGTCATGGCCAGGGCTACGCCACGGAGGCCATGCAGGCCGCGCTGACCTGGGCCGATGCCCACCTGGCCCAGCCGCGCACCGTATGCCTCATTCACCCCGATAATGTGCCTTCGCTGCGCCTGGCGGCTAAGGTTGGCTACCAGGAATTCAGCCGCACCGACTACAAAGGCCAGCCAGGAGTGCTGCTGGAGCGGTTCAGCGCTACGCCG
- a CDS encoding arylesterase — protein MNYLPGSALLLALLAAGCQSDTNATKATAAASPAAEAAAPKSQPAILFFGDSITAGLGVEPDQAYPALIEQRVDSLHLPYTVVNAGLSGETTAGGRSRINWVLSRQPVGVFVLELGGNDGLRGLPLADTRKNLQAIIDTVRQKAPQAKIVLAGMQIPPNMGPAYAADFKKLYAETAAKNKLTLIPFLLENVGGIAKLNQRDGIHPTPEGHKLVARTVWRTLQPIL, from the coding sequence ATGAACTACTTACCCGGTAGCGCCCTGCTGCTAGCCCTGCTAGCCGCTGGCTGCCAGTCCGATACCAACGCTACCAAAGCCACGGCGGCCGCTAGCCCCGCCGCCGAAGCCGCCGCGCCCAAAAGCCAGCCGGCCATTTTATTTTTTGGCGACAGCATCACGGCGGGCCTGGGCGTGGAGCCCGACCAGGCCTACCCGGCGCTCATCGAGCAGCGCGTCGATTCGCTGCACCTGCCCTACACCGTCGTCAATGCCGGCCTCAGCGGCGAAACCACGGCCGGCGGCCGCTCGCGCATCAATTGGGTGCTGAGCCGCCAGCCGGTGGGCGTGTTTGTGCTGGAGCTGGGCGGCAACGATGGCCTGCGCGGCCTGCCCCTCGCCGACACCCGCAAAAACCTGCAAGCCATCATCGACACCGTGCGCCAGAAGGCTCCGCAGGCCAAAATCGTACTCGCCGGCATGCAGATTCCGCCCAATATGGGCCCCGCCTACGCCGCCGATTTTAAGAAGCTCTACGCCGAAACCGCGGCGAAGAACAAGCTGACGCTCATTCCATTTCTGCTCGAAAACGTGGGCGGCATCGCCAAGCTCAACCAGCGCGACGGCATTCATCCCACGCCCGAAGGCCACAAGCTGGTGGCCCGCACCGTGTGGCGCACCCTGCAACCCATTTTGTAA